The Coregonus clupeaformis isolate EN_2021a chromosome 20, ASM2061545v1, whole genome shotgun sequence genome contains a region encoding:
- the lpxn gene encoding leupaxin isoform X2, which yields MDSELPAPVEASLLSPRSASRELDSIMDELLLDLVMGLPDPSPPSTPPPLVQKSVKKKQVGEKKEMDDTQVKEESTNSPKTSDLEHKVSTQRKTDTIDFLLGGLSSDMEKMGVRTTAKGHCASCGKVIVGKMITALGQVWHPEHFACVVCQAELGTSGFFEREGKAYCEKDYQHLFSPRCGYCKGPILQNILTAMDCTWHPEHFFCSHCGELFGPEGFLEKDGKPYCHRDFYHLFAPKCSGCGEPVRENYLTAANGTWHPNCFVCSDCLKPFTDGCFLELDGRPLCSLHFHSRQGTLCGGCREPISGRCISAMERKFHPEHFVCAFCLRKLSQGVFKEQAGKPYCSACHTKLFV from the exons GTTACCAGCTCCAGTGGAGGCCAGTCTGCTGAGCCCTCGCTCTGCTTCCAGAGAGCTGGACTCCATAATGGATGAATTGCTGCTTGACCTGGTGATGGGG CTGCCAGACCCTTCCCCTCCCTCAACCCCACCACCACTTGTCCAGAAGTCAGTCAAAAAGAAACAGGTTGGAGAAAAGAAAGAAATGGATGACACACAAGTGAAAGAGGAGAGCACAAACAGCCCAAAGACTTCTGATCTGGAGCACAAGGTGTCAACACAGAGAAAAACGGACACCATAGATTTCCTTCTGGGAGGCCTGAGCTCTGATATGGAGAAGATGGGTGTACGCACCACGGCCAAGGGCCACTGTGCTTCTTGTGGAAAAGTCATTGTGGGAAAG ATGATCACAGCCCTAGGCCAGGTGTGGCACCCAGAACACTTTGCTTGTGTGGTGTGTCAGGCGGAGCTAGGCACCAGTGGCTTCTTCGAGAGGGAGGGGAAGGCCTACTGTGAGAAAGACTACCAGCATCTCTTTTCACCCCGCTGTGGTTACTGCAAGGGCCCTATTCTGCAG AACATCCTGACAGCGATGGACTGCACCTGGCACCCTGAGCACTTCTTCTGTTCCCACTGTGGGGAGCTCTTTGGGCCTGAAG GTTTTCTGGAGAAGGACGGGAAGCCGTACTGCCACAGAGACTTTTACCATCTCTTTGCTCCAAAGTGCTCTGGCTGCGGAGAGCCTGTGAGAGAGAACTACCTGACTGCAGCCAACGGCACCTGGCATCCCAACTGCTTTGTCTGCTCA GACTGTCTGAAGCCCTTCACCGATGGTTGTTTCCTGGAGCTGGATGGTCGTCCCCTGTGCTCTCTACACTTCCACTCCCGCCAGGGTACACTGTGTGGGGGCTGTAGAGAGCCCATCTCTGGGCGCTGCATCTCGGCTATGGAGCGCAAGTTCCACCCTGAGCACTTTGTGTGTGCTTTCTGTCTGAGGAAACTCAGTCAGGGAGTGTTCAAGGAGCAGGCAGGGAAACCCTACTGCTCAGCCTGCCACACCAAACTGTTTGTGTGA